In the genome of Streptomyces lydicus, the window GTCGGCGCGCTGCTGGAACTCGCGCTGGTCAACGCCGCCATCGCGCAGGCCACCGCGGCCGGATTCACGCCGATGCTGACCCCCGCCCTGGTGCGCCCGCGCGCCATGGAGGGCACCGGCTTCCTCGGCCAGGCCGCGGAGAACGTCTACCACCTGGAGAAGGACGACTACTACCTGGTCGGCACCTCCGAGGTCCCGCTCGCCGCGTACCACATGGACGAGATCGTCGACGCGGCCAAGCTGCCGCTGCGCTACGCCGGTTTCTCGCCGTGCTTCCGCCGCGAGGCCGGCACCTACGGCAAGGACACCCGCGGCATCTTCCGGGTCCACCAGTTCGACAAGGTGGAGATGTTCTCCTACGTCGCGCCGGACGACGCCCAGGCCGAGCACCAGCGACTGCTGGACTGGGAGAAGCAGTGGCTGACCGGTCTGGAGCTGCCGTTCCAGGTCATCGACGTCGCCACCGGTGACCTCGGCGCCTCGGCCTCCCGCAAGTTCGACTGCGAGGCGTGGATCCCCACCCAGGGCAAGTACCGCGAGCTGACCTCGGCGTCGAACTGCGACGAGTTCCAGGCGCGGCGGCTCTCGGTCCGGATGCGCGAGACCGTCGACGGCAAGCAGAAGGTCTCTCCGCTGGCGACCCTCAACGGCACGCTCTGCGCCGTACCGCGCACCATCGTGGCGATCTTCGAGAACCACCAGCAGGCGGACGGCTCCGTGCGCGTCCCCGAGGTGCTCCGCCCCTACCTGGGCGGCCGGGAGATCCTGGAGCCCGTCGCCAAGTGAGCCCGTCCGCCCCGCTGCCGTACAAACTCATCGCGACGGATCTCGACGGGACGCTGCTGCGTCACGACGAGACCGTCTCCGAGCGCACCCGCCAGGTGCTCGCCGCGGCCACCGCGGCGGGCGCGGCGCATATCGTCGTCACCGGCCGTGCCGTGCCCTGGACCCGGCACATCCTCGACGCCCTGGACTACAAGGGCCTCGCGGTGTGCGGACAGGGCGGGCAGGTCTACCACGCCGGTGAGCACCGCCTGCTGACCTCGGTGACGCTGGACCGCCAGCTGGCCGGTCTCGCGCTGGCCAAGATCGAGGCGGAGGTCGGCCCGCTGTACCTGGCGGCGAGCCGGGACGGTCTGGAGGGCGAGGTGCTGGTCGGCCCCGGCTACCGCGTCCACGAGGGCCCGCTGCCGCACGTCATGCTGAACGACCCCGGCGAGCTGTGGGTGGCACCGCTCAACAAGGTCTACATCCAGCATCCCGACCTGGACGACGATGCGCTGGCGCTGGCCGCACGGCAGGTCGCCGGGGATCTGGTGGGCGTGACGGTGGCCGGCGAGGGCATAGTCGAACTGCTGCCGCTGGGCCTGACGAAGGCCACCGGACTGTCGCTGGCCGCCCGCCGGCTGGGCGTCACCGCCAAGGAGACCGTGGCCTTCGGCGACATGCCCAACGACATACCGATGTTCGCCTGGTCCGCACACGGGGTGGCCATGGCCAACGCCCATGACGAGCTGAAGGCCGTCGCGCACGAACTCACCGTCTCCAACGAGGAGGACGGGGTCGCGGTGGTGCTGGAGCGGCTTTACCTCTCCTGACGGTCCTCCGGGTCGGAGCCCTCCGGGTCGGGGTGCTCCGGCCGCGTCCCGGCTGCCGACGGGGTCAGTGGCCAGGCCGCAAAGCCCATGGTCAGCGCGATGGCATGGCCGAAGTCGGTGAAGGAGGCCCCGGTCGTCAGCGGGATGCCGAAGAAGACCAGCACCGCGACGAGATAGCCGTAGCGCCAGGGCGGCAGCAGCCGGTAGGTCAGCACACCGGCGGCCGCGGCCAGCCCGTACGAGACCCCGATGTCCACGACATGGGTCATCGAACGCGGCAGCCGGTGGCCCTCGATGGCCAGCAGGACGAGTTCCTGGCTGGCGAGGGTGGCCGCGATATGCGCACCGCCGACGGTCAGCAGCCAGCGCATGCTGCCCAGCCAGCGCTCCACGTTGGCGTGCAGCAGCTCGAACATCACCACGTAGAGCAGGAAGGACGACGGGCGTTCGATCCAGAAGCCGCTGATGAGCAGCGACGGCAGCGGATGCTCGTTCAGCTCGTGGATGTTGCTGCTGGTGCGGTGGATGAGGAACTGTCCCAGCCCCTCGGACGCGGAGGCGATGACCAGGCTGGTGATGCCGATGACCAGCAGCCAGATATGGGTGCCGGGGCTGCTGCGCACCCAGTCCCGCACCCAGGTCAGGGGATTGCCGGGCCACGGCCGGCGGCCGCCGCGCGGCGGCTCCATCAACCCTCTCACCGTCGGCGTCCGGCGGCGGGAGAGGTGGTGAACAGCGGCCCCGGCCCCTTGATGTGCCGGATGCGGGGCGCGCTCTCCATGGCCCGTACGCCGGGCAGCGCCGCGACCCGGGTCGTCAGATAGGTGTAGAGCGCTTCGGTGCCCTGGCACAGCACGGACGCGAAGAGGTTGTTCGGCCCGGTGGTGGCGCAGGCGAAGGCGACTTCCGGGTGTGCCGCCAACGCCTCGCCGGCGGCGGCGAGTTCGGCAGGTGCCACGGACAGCCAGAGGGCGACCATCACGCCGTACCCGAACTGCCGCAGGTCGTAGTCGACGTCGTAGTACAGGACACCGTCCGCCCGCAGCTCCGCCAGCCGGCGGCGGACGGTGCTGGGCGACCAGCCGGTGACGGTGGCGAGCTCGCCGAGCGGCGACCGGCCGTCGCGGGCGAGCGCGTCGAAGAGCCGGCGGTCGGCGTCGGTGAGGGTCACCGGGGCGGCGGCGGGCGGGATCGCTGGATTCGGTGGGTCGGGCGGGTTCAGTGAGTTCAGTGGGCTGGGTGGATTCGGTGGGCTGGCTGGGTTCAGTGAGTTCGGTGGGCTGGGGATCAGCTCGGCGATCTGTGCGTCGGTGAGCGCCCCGGACTTGCTGATCAGGCCCTGCGGACCGCCGAAGAACTCATGGAGCTGGCAGTGCGCGGTGACGCCGACGACGCTCGGGGTGCGCGGCAGCTTCTGCAGCAGCAGCGCATCACTGTGGTCGCTGCTCGGGGCACGGCAGACGGCCGCTATCTCGGTGCCGCCGGACATCAGACTCACCCAGGACGTGTCCGTACGGCGGGCCAGCGCCTCGGCCACGGAAACGGCGGCGTCCGGCGCGCACTGGACCCGCACCATCCAGGTGATGTCGCCCAGCGCCTGCGCATCGGCGAGCCCCAGCACCTTGAGCGCGCCGCTGGTGCGGTGCCGGGTGTAGCGGCGGGCGACGGTCTGGTCGGAGACGCCGAGCACCGCCGCGATCCGGCTGAACGGCGCCCGGCCGTCCAGTTGCAGCGCGTGCACGAGTTGGAGGTCGAGGGCGTCGAAGCCGCCGGACTTCCCGTCGGTTTTCACCATCCGAGGCTAGCGCGTGTCGGATTGCGCCGCCGGGAGCGCGGTGGCTGGGAGAACGGGTGGCGCGGACCGCACGGTGGCGTCGGCAATACAGGGCGGCACAGGCCGCAAGAGACAGCAAGACAGCAGCACACAGCAACACGAGTGGAGGAAAGCAGGACATGGGGAACGCACCCGAGAGGGGGACCACGGCCCCCGGACGCGCGGCGGGCGCGGGCGGGGAGCCGGGCAGGAGACCGGCGGAAGGCGCGGCGGGGAGACGGGCAGGGAAGTGGTGGCCGCTGGTCGCCATCACCCTCGGCAACTTCCTGCTGCTGGTCGATGTGACGATCGTGAACACCGCACTGCCCCGGATAGCCGACGGCCTGGGCGCCTCCTTCACCTCGCTCCAGTGGGTGCTGGACATCTACGCGCTGGCGCTGGCCGCGCTGCTGATGGTGGCGGGCTCCGCCGCTGACCTCTTCGGACGGCGGCGGCTGTACCTGGCCGGGCTGGCCTTGTTCGCGCTCGCCTCGCTGGCCTGCGGCCTGGCCCCGGACGCGGGCGTCCTGGTCGCGGCCCGCGCCGTCCAGGGCGTGGGCGCGGCGGCGATGTTCGCCACCAACACCCCGCTGCTGATGGCCGCCTATCAGGGCCGGGACCGTGGTGTGGCGTTCGGCGTCTGGGGCGGCACCAGCGGCGCCGCGGCCGCGATCGGCCCCGTACTGGGCGGGCTGCTCACCCAGTACGTGGACTGGCGGGCGATCTTCCTGGTCAATCTGCCGCTGGTCGCCGTCGCGGTGTGGATCACCCTGTGCCGGGTCGGGGAGTCGTACGGCGAGCTCCCCCGGCCCCGGACGAACGGGGCCCCGGGGAGCCCCCTCGCCCGTATCGACTGGCCGGGTGCCGCGTCCTTCACGGGGTGCGCGGGCGCGCTGACGTACGGGCTGATCCGCGGCGGCGAGGAGGGCTGGACGGAGGTCGGGACACTCGCCTCGTTCGGCGGGGCGGTGCTCGCGCTGCTGGTGTTCCTCGTCGTCGAGCGGCGGGTACGCCGGCCGCTGCTCGACCTGCGGCTGCTGCGCCGGCCGTCGTTCGCCGCGCTGATGGCGGCGGCGTTGCTGCTGCAGGCCGCGGCGTTCCCGTACCTGTCGTTCGTGGGGCTGTGGGTGCAGAACATCGTGGGCCTGAGCCCCGTGCAGGCGGGTCTCTCGGTGACGCCGATGGCGCTGATGTCCCTGCTGGTCGGCTCGCTGGGCGGCCGGCGGCTGCAGCAGATGGCGCCCCAACTCCCGGTCGGAATCGGCATGTTGCTCGTGGGAGCCGGGGCACTGGCGTCCTGGGCGCTGCTGAACGACGACTCCGGCTGGGCGGTGCTGGTCCCCGGGCTCGCGGTGAGCGGACTCGGCATCGGGATGGCGATGCCGGTCCTGGTCTCCGCGGCGCTCGGTGCGGCGCCCCCGCAGCGGGCGGGCATGGCGAGCGGCGCGGTGAACACCTTCCGGCAGCTGGGCTACGCCCTGGGCATCGCGGTCCTCGGCACCGTCTTCACCGGCGCGCTGCGCGACGCCGCACGCCCCGGCGCCTCCCGTACGGCGCTCGGTTCCGCGTACATCTCCGGGCTGACGGACATCATGCTGATCTCCGGAGTGGTGGCCCTGGCGGGCGGGCTGCTGGTCCTTGCGGTGGTACGGCGCGAGGAGGGCGGCAACGGTCCGGCCGGCCCGCCCACGGAGGGCGCCGCGGGGGCTCCGGCGCGGGAGGGGGCACGGGCTACGGCGTAGCCATGGCGGCGCACGGCCCCGCGCGGGTCAGTACGCGGGGCGACGCGCCTGCACGCGGGCGACGGGCCTGCACGCGGGTCGGCGCGCCCGCACGCGGCTCGGCGCGCCCGCACGCGGCTCGGCGCGCCCGCACGCGGCTCGGCGCGCCCGCATGCGGGTCGGCACCCGGAACCGTACGGCCGTCTGTGGTTCCGGGTTGCCGCCCTGGGCCCTGCGCCCTGTGCCGATCTTCGTCGCGCCCCGCACCCAAGTCAATCCTCTGACTTTCTTCCAAATCCCTTAGGAATAGCTTGGGTTGAGGGCTACCGTACCCGGGTGACTCTCGATGACCTGCGTGTCTTCGTGGCCGTGTGCGAGGCGGGCAACCTCAGTGCCGTGGCCCGCGACCTCGGCTGCACCCAGTCGGCCGTGAGCCAGCGCATCAAGCGCCTCGAACGGGAAGCTGGCAGCGGGCTGCTGGAACGCCGGCCGCGCGGGGTGGCACCGACCCAGGCGGGCCGGATCCTGCACCGCGCGGCGGCGGACGGCATCGGCGGACTGGATCTGGCGCTGCACCGGCTGGCCGATCTGCGCGCGGGCGACGGCGGCACGGTCCGGGTGACCACCGGCGCCACGACCGTCCGGCACTTCATGTCCGGGGCGGTCGTCGCCTTCCGCGACCACCACCCGCACGTCAACCTGGAGTTCCGGACCGAGAGTTCCAGCCGCCGCTGCTTCGAGGCCGTCGCGGACGGAAGCTCCGAGCTGGCCTGGATCACCATCGGTCCGCCGATACCGGGCATCGAGCAGCATCCGGTGGTCCGACTGCCCTGGGTGCTCGCCGTACGGGCCGATGACCCGCTCGCCGGCCGGGAGCGGATCGAGCCCGAGGAGCTGGCGGGCATCCGGCACATCCGGCTGCCGGAGAACTCCACGTCCCGTATGCGCCTGGACGACCACCTCAGCCACCGGGAGGCAGGCCCCGTGCCGCCCCCGAGCACCACCAGCGTCGCCGACTGGGACACCGCCCTGCTGCTGGCCGAACTCGGCGTCGGCCATGCGGTCGTCCCCCGACTGCCGGGCCTGCACGCCTCCGCGCACCCGGCTCTGCGGCTGATCCCGATCGCCGCGCTGCCCCCGCTGGCCACCGGCTGGGCGGTACGCCGGTGGGTGGCGCTGAGCCCGGCGGCGGTGGCGTTCGCGGAGACGGTCACCGCGTGCCTGGGCGGGGATACGGAGAAGGCGAGCGGGGACGCGGAGAGAGCGACCGCGGGCCTGGACGGGGATGCGGAGAAGGGCAGGACGGTCACCGCGGACCCGGGTGGCGGCGGGGCGGGGAGTGTCAGGCCCTGACCACCGGCTCCTGGAGCTCGGTGACCCATTTCTCCCGATCGGGCGGGCACTCCAGGTAGAGCTCGCGGGCGTACCCGGCGGAGCGGTAGCCGTTGGCGTCGATCCAGTGCGCGAGGTTCTGGGCGGTCGGCATGATCCGGCTCATCGGGCCGTGGTGCACCACCGTGGCGGCGCAGTCGAGGCCGGGGAGGGTCACGATGTCGAAGCCGGAGCCGGAGCCGGGGCCGGGGCCGGAGGGGCCGTCGCTGGTGATGCCTGCCTTGGCCAGGGCCTCTTGGGTGATCACGAGCCCCGCGTGGACGACGATGGCGTCGCCGCCGGCGGCTGCCTTTCCGGCAGGTCCGGCGGGTCCGCCGGGCCCCGTTCCCGTCCGGGGGTGTCCCGCCCGTTCCGGTGCCGTTGGGGCGTCCGATGCCGCCGGGGCGTCCGATGCCGCCGGGGCGTCCGATGCCGCCGGGGCGTCCGATGCCGCCGGGGCGTCCGATGCCGCCGGGGCGTCCGGCGCCGCCGGGGCGTCCTCGTAGTACGCCAGCCCCGGACCCGTCGGGGTCACCCCTGCCTCCTCCAGCCGTCGGCACAGCTCGTCGTAGAGCGGCTGGATGACCGGCCCGATGTCCTCGGGCCCGTAACCGGCGGCGATCCCGCTCAGCTCCGCGAGCAGCAGCGTGTCGGTGGGCTTGACCACCACATCGTCGGCAGACATGCGTCCCTCACTCTCGATCGTCCGGAGCCTCGCCTCGACCTGCGCCAGCCGCGCACGCGCCGCCGTCAGCGACGTCTCCAGCTCCGCCCGCCGCAGGCGCAGCATGCCGCGCAGCTCGGGCACGCTCACCTCCTCGGCCAGAATCGCCCTCACCTGCTGAAGGCTGAACCCGAGGTCCTTGAGCGCGATGATGCGGTTGAGCCGGGCGAGCTGAGCCGCCTCGTAGAAGCGGTAGCCGCTGACGGGGTCGGTACGGGCCGGGCGCAGCAGCCCGATCGCGTCGTAATGGCGCAGCATGCGGGCCGACACCCGGCCGTACCGGGCGAAATCTCCGATGGTGAACATGGTGCCTTCCAGTGGAGTGCTTTCCACCGTGTCAAGGTCAAGCGCGGCAGGCCAGGGGGTGGGTGGGCGGAACGGCGGACGCGGGCAGGCACCGGCGGCCGGGGGGGACCGGACCGGTGTCACCACCTCTGCACAATCGGTCACCAGGCACCAGCATCGCGTCAAGTAGCGTCCACAACCCGTCAATGACGCGTCAGTGGCCGGCGGAGTGCCCGGTTCCCCGGGAATAGCGTCAGGGCCGAGCCCCGGCGTTCGCGTTTCCCACCGGTCCGGGGCCGAGGTCCCCTCGAGGAGCGACGCCGTGTCCCACCTTCTCTACGCGGAAGATCCCGAGCCTGCCGAACGTGTCCCGGCCGGGCTTCTCTTCGTCCCCGTCCGGTCGGGCCCCGCGGGCTGCACCGCCCGCCTGTTCCGTACTCCGCTCGGCGGCCGTACCGCCGTCGGCTTCACCTCGCCCCAGCGACTCGCCGCGGCCCTCGGCAACGATCAGCCCTGGGTCAGGCTCTCCGAGCCCGCGCTGCGTGCGCTGGCCGAACCCGTCGGAGCGACCGCCTTGACCGTCGATCCGCGGTTCGCCCCCGGCATTCCCCATGGTCACCCCGGCATTCCCCGTGGTCAGCACCTACGGGCCGTCTGAGGGAGAGCCACCGCCATGAGCCACCGCACACTGCCCCAGCCCCCGCGCCGCACCACGCGCCGGACCGGCGCTCCGCCGCCGGCCACCGCCACCGCCACCGCCGCCGTGACGAGCGCGCCGCCGGCCGCCGACCAACTGCTGTCCGCCACCGCACCACTGTCCGCCGAAGGGCCGTTGCCTGACGCCGGGGAACTGCCGTCTGCCGAGGGGCCGCTGTCCGCCGAAGGACCGTTGCCCGCCACCGAGGAACCGCCGCCCGCCGAAGGGCCGCCGCCCGCCGCCGAACCGCTGTCCGTCTGGCCCGGGTCCACCGCGCCGCTCGCCCACGACGACCTCGCCGTGGGCGGCGTCCCCCTCACCGAGGTCGCCGACCGCTTCGGCACCCCCGCCTACGTCCTGGACGAAGCCGAGGTACGCCACCGCTGCCGGGCCTACCTCCGGGCCTTCCCTGGCGCCGATGTCTTCTACGCCGCCAAGGCGTTCCTGTGCCGCGCCATGGTCCACTGGGTGCGGGAGGAAGGGCTCGGCCTGGACGTCTGCTCCGCCGGTGAGCTGGAGTTGGCCGTCACCAGCGGGTTTCCGCCCGCGCGGATCGTGCTGCACGGCAACGCCAAGAGCCCTGCCGACCTGCGGGCGGCACTGCGGCTCGGCGTCGGCCGGATCGTCATCGACAGCACCTCGGAGATCGCCCGGCTGGCCGCCACGGTCCCCGCGGGCAGCCGGCAGAAGGTGCTGATCCGGGTGGTGCCGGGCATCGCCGCCGGCGGCCACGCCAAGATCCGTACCGGGACCGACGACCAGAAGTTCGGGCTGTCGCTCGCCGACGGCTCCGCGCAGCACGCCATCACCCGGGTCCTCAGCCAGCCACGGCTCGAACTGGTCGGCCTGCACTGCCACTTGGGCTCGCAGATCACCACCGTCAAGCCCTATCTCTCGGCCGTACGCCGGCTGATCGGCCTGCTGGCCCGGATTCACGAGCAGCACGGCATCACCCTGCCCGAGCTGGACCTCGGGGGCGGCCACGGCGTCGCCTACCGCCCCGGCGAGCCCACGCTCGACCTCGTCCCCCTCGGCGACCGGCTCCGCGCCGAACTGACCAGCGGCTGCGCGGCGGCCGGGCTGCCGGTGCCACGGCTCGCCATCGAACCCGGCCGCGCCATCGTGGGCCCGGCCGGCGTCGTCCTCTACCGGGTGCTGTCCGTCAAACGCACCGGCGCGCACACCTTCGTGGCGGTGGACGGCGGGATGAGCGACAACCCGCGGCCCGCGCTGTACGGGGTGCGCTATGCGCCACGGCTGATCGGCCGCCGCACGACCGCCGCACCGGAACCGGTCACCGTGGTCGGACGGCACTGCGAGGCCGGCGATGTGCTCGCCGCCGATGTCCGGCTGCCCGGCGACATCCGTCCCGGCGATCTGCTGGCTGTGCCCGTCGCCGGTGCGTACCACCTCTCGATGGCCTCCGGGTACAACCTCGTCGGCCGGCCACCGGTCATCGCCGTCGCCGAGGGGCACGCCCGCCTTCTTGTACGGCGCGAATCCCTCGCGGACATCCAGGAGCGGGACATCGGGCTGTGACGCCGACAGGGCCCGCCGCGCCGCGTCCCCGCCTCCCGCGGGCGCGCCGGCGGGCCTTCCTGGCTGTCGCGCTCTTCGCTTCCTTCTTCCCCCTCGCCTCCCTCTTCCCCCTCTTCCCCCTCATGCTTCCCTTGCTTGGCTTGCTCCCCTTGCCTTCCTCGCCCTGCCGCACGCCCTCACCTCCATGTAGGGTGAACGCATCAGTTGTAGGATGACCGGGCAAGAGCGCGCGACAGATCAGAACCGGGCCAGAACAGACTCGGATCTGTCCATCCCCGGACCAAACCCGGACCAGATCGGATCGGATCAGGCATGGCACTGCAGGCAGCGGGGCGGCAATCCCTCGTGGACACCGTCGTCGACGCCCTGCGGTCCCAGCTGACGGCCGGGGAGTGGCAGGTGGGGGCGCGGATCCCCACCGAGCATGCGCTCGCCGAACAGCTCCAGGTCGGCCGTAACACCGTCCGCGAGGCGGTACGGGTACTCGTACACGCCGGGATGCTGCGCTCACGGCAGGGCGAAGGCACCTTCGTCGTCTCCACCGCTGACCCGGGCGACGTCATGCGCAGCGTCCAGCGCGCCGGAATCCGCGACGTACTGGAACTGCGGATCGCCCTGGAGGCGGAAGCGGCCCGGCTGGCCGCGCTCCGCCATCTGCCCGCCGATCTGGAGCGGATGCGAGCGGCCCTGGACGCTCAGGCCGAACTGGCGGACGCGGAGGGACACCCCGATATCGACAACCTGGAGCTCTACGCC includes:
- the serS gene encoding serine--tRNA ligase — translated: MIDLRLLREDPDRVRASQRARGEDVALVDALLSADERRRSSSVRFDELRAEQKALGKLIPKASGDEKAVLLKKAGELSAAVKAADAAQDEAKEETQALLQKLGNLVHPDVPVGGEEDFTVLETHGTIRDFAAEGFEPKDHLEIGELLGAIDVERGAKVSGSRFYYLTGVGALLELALVNAAIAQATAAGFTPMLTPALVRPRAMEGTGFLGQAAENVYHLEKDDYYLVGTSEVPLAAYHMDEIVDAAKLPLRYAGFSPCFRREAGTYGKDTRGIFRVHQFDKVEMFSYVAPDDAQAEHQRLLDWEKQWLTGLELPFQVIDVATGDLGASASRKFDCEAWIPTQGKYRELTSASNCDEFQARRLSVRMRETVDGKQKVSPLATLNGTLCAVPRTIVAIFENHQQADGSVRVPEVLRPYLGGREILEPVAK
- a CDS encoding HAD family hydrolase: MSPSAPLPYKLIATDLDGTLLRHDETVSERTRQVLAAATAAGAAHIVVTGRAVPWTRHILDALDYKGLAVCGQGGQVYHAGEHRLLTSVTLDRQLAGLALAKIEAEVGPLYLAASRDGLEGEVLVGPGYRVHEGPLPHVMLNDPGELWVAPLNKVYIQHPDLDDDALALAARQVAGDLVGVTVAGEGIVELLPLGLTKATGLSLAARRLGVTAKETVAFGDMPNDIPMFAWSAHGVAMANAHDELKAVAHELTVSNEEDGVAVVLERLYLS
- a CDS encoding rhomboid-like protein; amino-acid sequence: MEPPRGGRRPWPGNPLTWVRDWVRSSPGTHIWLLVIGITSLVIASASEGLGQFLIHRTSSNIHELNEHPLPSLLISGFWIERPSSFLLYVVMFELLHANVERWLGSMRWLLTVGGAHIAATLASQELVLLAIEGHRLPRSMTHVVDIGVSYGLAAAAGVLTYRLLPPWRYGYLVAVLVFFGIPLTTGASFTDFGHAIALTMGFAAWPLTPSAAGTRPEHPDPEGSDPEDRQER
- a CDS encoding Lrp/AsnC family transcriptional regulator, with protein sequence MVKTDGKSGGFDALDLQLVHALQLDGRAPFSRIAAVLGVSDQTVARRYTRHRTSGALKVLGLADAQALGDITWMVRVQCAPDAAVSVAEALARRTDTSWVSLMSGGTEIAAVCRAPSSDHSDALLLQKLPRTPSVVGVTAHCQLHEFFGGPQGLISKSGALTDAQIAELIPSPPNSLNPASPPNPPSPLNSLNPPDPPNPAIPPAAAPVTLTDADRRLFDALARDGRSPLGELATVTGWSPSTVRRRLAELRADGVLYYDVDYDLRQFGYGVMVALWLSVAPAELAAAGEALAAHPEVAFACATTGPNNLFASVLCQGTEALYTYLTTRVAALPGVRAMESAPRIRHIKGPGPLFTTSPAAGRRR
- a CDS encoding MFS transporter → MGNAPERGTTAPGRAAGAGGEPGRRPAEGAAGRRAGKWWPLVAITLGNFLLLVDVTIVNTALPRIADGLGASFTSLQWVLDIYALALAALLMVAGSAADLFGRRRLYLAGLALFALASLACGLAPDAGVLVAARAVQGVGAAAMFATNTPLLMAAYQGRDRGVAFGVWGGTSGAAAAIGPVLGGLLTQYVDWRAIFLVNLPLVAVAVWITLCRVGESYGELPRPRTNGAPGSPLARIDWPGAASFTGCAGALTYGLIRGGEEGWTEVGTLASFGGAVLALLVFLVVERRVRRPLLDLRLLRRPSFAALMAAALLLQAAAFPYLSFVGLWVQNIVGLSPVQAGLSVTPMALMSLLVGSLGGRRLQQMAPQLPVGIGMLLVGAGALASWALLNDDSGWAVLVPGLAVSGLGIGMAMPVLVSAALGAAPPQRAGMASGAVNTFRQLGYALGIAVLGTVFTGALRDAARPGASRTALGSAYISGLTDIMLISGVVALAGGLLVLAVVRREEGGNGPAGPPTEGAAGAPAREGARATA
- a CDS encoding LysR family transcriptional regulator — translated: MTLDDLRVFVAVCEAGNLSAVARDLGCTQSAVSQRIKRLEREAGSGLLERRPRGVAPTQAGRILHRAAADGIGGLDLALHRLADLRAGDGGTVRVTTGATTVRHFMSGAVVAFRDHHPHVNLEFRTESSSRRCFEAVADGSSELAWITIGPPIPGIEQHPVVRLPWVLAVRADDPLAGRERIEPEELAGIRHIRLPENSTSRMRLDDHLSHREAGPVPPPSTTSVADWDTALLLAELGVGHAVVPRLPGLHASAHPALRLIPIAALPPLATGWAVRRWVALSPAAVAFAETVTACLGGDTEKASGDAERATAGLDGDAEKGRTVTADPGGGGAGSVRP
- a CDS encoding SAV_915 family protein translates to MSHLLYAEDPEPAERVPAGLLFVPVRSGPAGCTARLFRTPLGGRTAVGFTSPQRLAAALGNDQPWVRLSEPALRALAEPVGATALTVDPRFAPGIPHGHPGIPRGQHLRAV
- the lysA gene encoding diaminopimelate decarboxylase; amino-acid sequence: MSHRTLPQPPRRTTRRTGAPPPATATATAAVTSAPPAADQLLSATAPLSAEGPLPDAGELPSAEGPLSAEGPLPATEEPPPAEGPPPAAEPLSVWPGSTAPLAHDDLAVGGVPLTEVADRFGTPAYVLDEAEVRHRCRAYLRAFPGADVFYAAKAFLCRAMVHWVREEGLGLDVCSAGELELAVTSGFPPARIVLHGNAKSPADLRAALRLGVGRIVIDSTSEIARLAATVPAGSRQKVLIRVVPGIAAGGHAKIRTGTDDQKFGLSLADGSAQHAITRVLSQPRLELVGLHCHLGSQITTVKPYLSAVRRLIGLLARIHEQHGITLPELDLGGGHGVAYRPGEPTLDLVPLGDRLRAELTSGCAAAGLPVPRLAIEPGRAIVGPAGVVLYRVLSVKRTGAHTFVAVDGGMSDNPRPALYGVRYAPRLIGRRTTAAPEPVTVVGRHCEAGDVLAADVRLPGDIRPGDLLAVPVAGAYHLSMASGYNLVGRPPVIAVAEGHARLLVRRESLADIQERDIGL
- a CDS encoding FadR/GntR family transcriptional regulator, with amino-acid sequence MALQAAGRQSLVDTVVDALRSQLTAGEWQVGARIPTEHALAEQLQVGRNTVREAVRVLVHAGMLRSRQGEGTFVVSTADPGDVMRSVQRAGIRDVLELRIALEAEAARLAALRHLPADLERMRAALDAQAELADAEGHPDIDNLELYADHDIAFHKAVVEAAHNTALTATYGWFSSSVRDSLVSYLGDRAMPKIVHGDHVAVLDAIAAGDPEAAQQAIREVLEKPKQALENLLAGRC